One genomic segment of Fusobacterium mortiferum ATCC 9817 includes these proteins:
- a CDS encoding ankyrin repeat domain-containing protein: MKREMKSSIFKGIIFLTLIVILSGCTLFQKKSTIPTIEQVYSSILLDDAYRLNKYLIDGFPLNYENSDGKNLLVIALENNSLNSIDILLNKDIDKNKRDNFGKTPIFYVRSFDALKKLCEDKAELNVLNNQGEPLFIYFLKNKPISYSEYIITQNIDFQLKDKNGWSAMFWSGIVGNPELIRKMNERGANFLEVDERGNYPIYYVYDEKNLMELLNIKGYDLKKRNLNRENILGEVYLRAVANGFTDVIKRVLELGVNPNYASYGDNAISIAKENKNSEMIKFLNDNGIK; the protein is encoded by the coding sequence ATGAAAAGAGAAATGAAGAGTAGTATTTTTAAAGGTATAATTTTTCTTACTCTAATAGTGATATTAAGTGGTTGTACTCTTTTTCAAAAAAAGAGTACTATCCCAACAATAGAGCAAGTATATAGTAGTATATTATTAGATGATGCTTATAGATTAAATAAATATTTAATAGATGGTTTTCCATTAAATTATGAAAATAGTGATGGAAAAAATCTACTTGTAATAGCATTAGAAAATAATAGTCTAAATTCAATAGATATTTTATTAAATAAGGATATTGATAAAAATAAAAGGGATAACTTTGGAAAAACTCCAATTTTTTATGTAAGAAGCTTTGATGCTTTAAAAAAACTTTGTGAGGATAAAGCTGAGTTAAATGTCTTAAATAATCAAGGGGAGCCACTATTTATCTACTTCTTAAAAAATAAGCCTATATCTTATTCTGAATATATTATCACTCAAAATATAGATTTTCAATTGAAGGATAAAAATGGTTGGAGTGCTATGTTTTGGAGTGGAATAGTTGGGAATCCTGAGCTCATTAGAAAGATGAATGAAAGAGGGGCAAACTTTTTAGAGGTTGATGAGAGAGGTAACTATCCTATATACTATGTCTATGACGAGAAGAATCTAATGGAGCTTTTAAATATAAAAGGTTATGATTTAAAAAAGAGAAATCTCAATAGAGAGAATATATTAGGAGAAGTTTATTTAAGAGCAGTAGCTAATGGCTTTACTGATGTTATAAAAAGAGTGTTAGAACTAGGTGTAAATCCTAACTATGCTTCTTATGGAGATAATGCTATCTCAATAGCTAAAGAAAATAAAAATAGTGAAATGATAAAATTTTTAAATGACAACGGTATAAAATAA
- a CDS encoding TrmB family transcriptional regulator, translating into MEKIVNRLIKVGFSKTEAIIYITLLRIGKANGYRLAKELELSKSTIYQSLETMYRNGYILLIPNSSKEYEAKNPELLFEEIERLFFENSLNLKRDLKKIENPIKENYFYKLEDNEKIKATLKNIIKNSKKEIYLNTDFDLQEIREDLKNAIDRGVRVIAFCFNKLDNMGLRIEIYHKSKEKESFKNPSRIMLVADLNKSLVVTKVGDKISGFYTDNQVFINIISEHIHSDIYMAKLAQIYEETFNEKIKIDTLHEKRNFIV; encoded by the coding sequence TTGGAAAAAATAGTAAATAGATTAATAAAGGTAGGCTTTTCTAAAACAGAAGCAATAATATACATAACTTTATTAAGGATTGGGAAAGCTAATGGATATAGGCTAGCGAAGGAGTTAGAGCTATCAAAATCTACTATTTACCAATCTCTTGAAACAATGTATAGAAATGGATATATTTTATTGATACCAAATAGTAGTAAAGAGTATGAAGCTAAAAACCCAGAATTACTATTTGAAGAGATAGAGAGACTTTTTTTTGAAAACTCCTTAAACCTAAAAAGGGATTTAAAAAAAATAGAGAATCCAATAAAAGAAAATTATTTCTATAAATTAGAGGATAATGAGAAAATAAAAGCAACATTGAAGAATATAATAAAAAACTCTAAAAAAGAAATATATCTTAATACAGATTTTGATTTACAGGAGATAAGAGAGGATTTAAAAAACGCAATAGATAGAGGAGTAAGAGTAATAGCTTTCTGCTTTAATAAATTAGATAATATGGGATTGAGAATAGAGATATATCATAAAAGTAAAGAGAAAGAAAGTTTCAAAAATCCTAGTAGAATAATGTTAGTTGCTGACCTTAATAAAAGTTTAGTAGTGACAAAAGTTGGAGATAAAATCAGTGGATTTTATACTGATAATCAAGTATTTATAAATATAATATCGGAGCATATACATAGTGATATATATATGGCAAAGTTAGCCCAAATTTATGAGGAGACTTTTAATGAAAAAATAAAGATAGATACTCTTCATGAAAAAAGGAATTTTATAGTATAA
- the glgD gene encoding glucose-1-phosphate adenylyltransferase subunit GlgD: MLNNYMAIIFLDETLDNIRALTKMRPLASVPAGGTYRIIDFSLSNLVNAGIRNIGIFAGNEDLNSLTDHIGRGAEWDLDRKKDGIFMFKQMADSAYTTNIKRVKKNMEYFFRSKQENVVVLSSHMVCNLDVKDVVKKHEASGKDITLVYKNVHNANERFDNCDSVKVGENGEILGSGQNLFFKKDENISLEAFVMSKELLIKMICDGIQEGVYYTVRDLVTRNMGRVSINGYEFKGYLACINSTKEYFDFNMDLLKKEVREDLFNPERSIYTKTKDTPPSLFREGAEVNNSLVANGCILSGTVRNSILARGAVVEAGAIVEDCILLQDSVVKSGAVLKNIIVDKNNVIKSNEKLSASRNYPLVIEKSIKWDDKHYKNLLAYLEGANKE; the protein is encoded by the coding sequence ATGCTTAACAATTATATGGCTATAATATTTTTAGATGAAACATTAGATAATATCAGAGCACTTACTAAGATGAGACCACTTGCTTCTGTACCAGCTGGTGGAACATATAGAATAATTGACTTTTCACTTTCAAATTTAGTAAATGCTGGAATAAGAAACATAGGAATTTTTGCAGGAAATGAAGATTTAAACTCATTAACTGACCACATTGGAAGAGGAGCAGAGTGGGATTTAGATAGAAAAAAAGATGGAATATTTATGTTCAAACAAATGGCAGACTCTGCTTATACTACTAACATAAAAAGAGTTAAGAAAAATATGGAATATTTTTTCCGTAGTAAGCAAGAGAACGTAGTAGTATTAAGTTCTCATATGGTATGCAACTTAGATGTAAAAGATGTTGTGAAAAAACATGAAGCTAGTGGAAAAGATATAACTTTAGTATATAAAAATGTTCACAATGCTAATGAGAGATTTGACAATTGTGACAGTGTAAAAGTAGGAGAAAATGGAGAGATTTTAGGAAGTGGACAAAACCTTTTCTTTAAAAAAGATGAGAATATTTCTCTAGAAGCTTTTGTAATGAGTAAAGAGCTTTTAATTAAAATGATTTGTGATGGAATCCAAGAGGGAGTTTATTATACAGTTAGAGATTTAGTAACTAGAAATATGGGGAGAGTTAGTATAAATGGATATGAATTTAAAGGATATTTAGCTTGTATAAACTCTACTAAAGAATACTTTGATTTCAATATGGATCTATTGAAAAAAGAGGTTAGAGAAGACCTTTTCAATCCTGAAAGAAGTATCTATACTAAAACAAAAGATACTCCACCATCATTATTTAGAGAGGGAGCAGAGGTAAATAACAGCCTTGTAGCAAATGGATGTATCTTAAGTGGTACAGTAAGAAACTCTATACTAGCTAGAGGAGCAGTAGTAGAAGCTGGAGCAATAGTAGAGGACTGTATCCTATTACAAGATTCAGTTGTAAAATCTGGGGCTGTACTTAAAAATATAATTGTAGATAAAAATAATGTGATAAAATCTAATGAGAAACTAAGTGCTTCTAGAAACTATCCATTAGTAATTGAAAAAAGTATTAAATGGGATGATAAGCACTATAAAAATCTATTAGCTTATTTAGAAGGAGCTAATAAAGAATAA
- a CDS encoding glycogen/starch/alpha-glucan phosphorylase produces the protein MRVEKEVLRKQIERNLKVSFGKELEEAKDFEIYRALGQAVMENIADNWYDTGKLYEKQKQAFYLSAEFLMGRALGNNLINLGMLKEVQELFDELGIDYNKVEDAEEDSALGNGGLGRLAACFLDSLATLNLPGKGYGIRYRNGIFNQEFRDGYQIEKPETWLKYGDVWSVMRPDDEVIVTFGDGSVRAVPYDMPIIGYGTNNINTLRLWEAHSLVDLDLGKFNQQDYLHATQQKTLAEDISRVLYPNDSTDEGKKLRLKQQYFFVSASLQDIVKRYKKVHGNDFDKFAEFTAIQLNDTHPVIAIPELMRIFIDIEGISWEKAWSIVEKTFAYTNHTILAEALEKWWVGLYEQVVPRVYQITQGIDNQLRELLEQKFPGDKARQDRMRIINGNMIHMAWLAIYGSHKVNGVAALHTEILKNKELKDWYELYPEKFLNKTNGITQRRWLLQSNPQLASLITELIGDAWITDLSELKKLEAYLDDEKVLKRILDIKHEKKVELAEFLKRTQGIEINPDSIFDVQIKRLHEYKRQLLNIFQIIGLYNKLKLNPSMNFTPVTYIFGAKAAPGYFVAKGIIRLINEVAQMINKDPDVNSKLKVVFVENYRVSVAQKLFPAADISEQISTAGKEASGTGNMKFMLNGALTLGTMDGANVEIVEEAGKENNYIFGLTVKEVEEMRANGYDPHVPYNCVEGLKKIVDSLVDGTFSDLGNGVYGTIHRSLMENAPWHQADQYFVLEDYEAYRRTQQLINKEYTFRMDWARKQLKNIANAGKFSSDRTIKEYAEEIWNITPVKL, from the coding sequence ATGAGAGTAGAAAAAGAGGTATTAAGAAAACAAATTGAAAGAAACTTAAAAGTAAGTTTTGGAAAAGAGCTTGAGGAAGCTAAAGATTTTGAAATTTATAGAGCATTAGGGCAAGCCGTAATGGAAAATATTGCTGATAACTGGTATGACACAGGAAAGCTTTATGAAAAGCAAAAACAAGCTTTCTATCTATCAGCAGAGTTTTTAATGGGAAGAGCATTAGGAAACAACCTAATCAACCTTGGGATGTTAAAAGAGGTACAAGAGCTATTCGACGAATTAGGAATAGACTACAATAAAGTAGAGGATGCTGAAGAGGACTCAGCTTTAGGAAATGGAGGATTAGGAAGACTAGCAGCATGTTTCTTAGATTCATTAGCTACTCTTAACCTACCAGGAAAAGGATATGGAATAAGATATAGAAACGGAATATTTAATCAAGAGTTTAGAGATGGATATCAAATAGAAAAACCAGAAACTTGGTTAAAATATGGAGATGTATGGTCAGTAATGAGACCTGATGATGAAGTAATAGTTACATTTGGAGATGGAAGTGTAAGAGCTGTTCCTTATGATATGCCAATAATTGGATATGGAACTAATAATATAAATACTTTAAGACTTTGGGAAGCACACTCATTAGTAGACTTAGACTTAGGAAAATTCAATCAGCAAGACTATCTACATGCAACTCAACAAAAGACTTTAGCTGAAGATATTTCAAGAGTACTATATCCAAATGATTCAACTGATGAAGGTAAAAAGTTAAGATTAAAACAACAATACTTCTTTGTATCAGCATCATTACAAGATATAGTAAAAAGATATAAAAAAGTTCATGGAAATGATTTTGATAAATTTGCAGAATTTACAGCTATCCAATTAAATGATACACACCCAGTTATAGCTATTCCAGAATTGATGAGAATATTTATAGATATTGAAGGAATATCTTGGGAAAAAGCTTGGAGCATAGTAGAGAAAACTTTTGCTTATACTAACCATACAATATTAGCAGAAGCTCTTGAAAAATGGTGGGTAGGATTATATGAGCAAGTTGTACCAAGAGTTTATCAAATAACTCAAGGAATAGATAACCAATTAAGAGAGTTATTAGAGCAAAAATTCCCTGGAGATAAAGCTAGACAAGATAGAATGAGAATAATCAATGGAAATATGATTCATATGGCTTGGCTTGCTATCTATGGAAGCCATAAAGTAAATGGGGTTGCTGCTCTACATACTGAAATCTTAAAAAATAAAGAATTAAAAGATTGGTATGAATTATATCCAGAAAAATTCTTAAATAAAACAAATGGAATAACACAAAGAAGATGGTTATTACAATCTAACCCACAATTAGCTAGTTTAATCACTGAATTAATTGGAGATGCTTGGATAACTGATTTAAGTGAATTAAAAAAATTGGAAGCTTATTTAGATGATGAAAAAGTTTTAAAAAGAATTTTAGATATAAAACATGAGAAAAAAGTAGAACTTGCAGAGTTTTTAAAGAGAACTCAAGGAATAGAGATAAATCCAGATTCTATCTTTGATGTACAAATAAAAAGATTACACGAATACAAAAGACAACTATTAAATATATTCCAAATCATAGGGCTATATAATAAATTAAAATTAAATCCTAGCATGAACTTTACTCCAGTAACATATATATTTGGAGCTAAAGCAGCACCTGGATATTTTGTAGCTAAAGGAATAATCAGATTAATAAACGAAGTAGCACAAATGATAAATAAAGATCCAGATGTAAACTCTAAATTAAAAGTAGTATTTGTAGAAAACTATAGAGTATCAGTGGCACAAAAACTATTCCCAGCAGCAGATATATCTGAACAAATTTCAACAGCTGGAAAAGAAGCTTCAGGTACAGGAAATATGAAATTTATGTTAAATGGAGCCTTAACTTTAGGAACTATGGATGGGGCAAATGTTGAGATAGTAGAAGAAGCTGGAAAAGAAAATAACTATATCTTTGGACTTACAGTAAAAGAAGTAGAAGAGATGAGAGCAAATGGATATGACCCACATGTTCCATATAATTGTGTAGAAGGGCTTAAGAAAATAGTTGATTCTTTAGTAGATGGAACATTCAGTGACTTAGGAAATGGAGTATATGGAACTATTCACAGATCATTAATGGAAAATGCTCCTTGGCATCAAGCTGACCAATACTTTGTATTAGAGGATTATGAAGCGTATAGAAGAACTCAACAATTAATCAATAAAGAGTATACTTTCAGAATGGACTGGGCTAGAAAACAGTTGAAAAATATAGCTAATGCTGGAAAATTCTCATCTGATAGAACTATAAAAGAGTATGCTGAGGAGATTTGGAATATTACTCCAGTAAAATTATAA
- a CDS encoding glucose-1-phosphate adenylyltransferase, which yields MKKKYIIAMLLAGGQGSRLKKLTEKIAKPAVSFGGKYRIIDFTLSNCSNSGIDTVGVLTQYEPHVLNEHIGNGSPWDLDRMNGGVTVLQPHTKKNDEGGWYKGTANAIYQNIAFVDKYEPEHVLILSGDHIYKMDYDKMLKFHVEKNADATIGVFNVPLKDAPSFGIMNTNEDFSIYEFEEKPKEPKSTLASMGIYIFKWSVLKKYLIEDEKDPNSSNDFGKNIIPNLLKDNMKLFAYPFEGYWKDVGTIESFWEAHMDLLKEDNELNLFDKNWKINTRQGVYPPLYVSDDAKVINSLVEKGCEIEGEVKNSVIFPGVKIGKNSKVFNSVIMSDTTIEENVIVNKAILAENVFVEKNTVIGDNKEIVVIGKGEIVKSNAVK from the coding sequence ATGAAGAAAAAATATATAATAGCTATGTTACTAGCTGGGGGACAAGGAAGCCGTCTTAAAAAACTTACAGAAAAAATAGCAAAACCAGCTGTTTCATTTGGTGGAAAATACAGAATAATAGATTTTACATTGAGTAACTGTTCAAACTCTGGTATAGATACTGTAGGAGTACTTACTCAATATGAGCCACATGTATTAAATGAGCATATTGGAAATGGTTCACCTTGGGACCTAGATAGAATGAATGGTGGAGTTACAGTATTACAACCTCATACTAAGAAAAATGATGAAGGTGGATGGTATAAAGGAACAGCTAATGCTATCTATCAAAATATAGCTTTTGTTGATAAATATGAACCAGAACATGTACTTATCTTATCAGGAGACCATATCTATAAAATGGACTATGACAAGATGTTAAAATTCCATGTAGAAAAAAATGCAGATGCTACTATAGGAGTATTTAACGTTCCTTTAAAAGATGCACCAAGTTTTGGTATAATGAATACTAACGAGGATTTTTCAATCTATGAATTTGAAGAAAAACCAAAAGAGCCAAAAAGCACTTTAGCTTCTATGGGAATATATATATTTAAATGGAGTGTATTAAAAAAATATCTAATAGAAGATGAAAAAGATCCTAACTCAAGTAATGACTTTGGTAAAAATATTATTCCAAATCTATTAAAAGATAATATGAAGTTATTTGCTTATCCATTTGAAGGATATTGGAAAGACGTTGGAACAATTGAAAGTTTCTGGGAAGCTCATATGGACTTATTAAAAGAGGATAACGAATTAAATTTATTTGATAAAAATTGGAAAATTAACACACGTCAAGGGGTATATCCACCACTATATGTAAGTGATGATGCTAAAGTAATAAACTCTCTTGTAGAAAAAGGTTGTGAAATAGAGGGAGAAGTTAAAAACTCAGTTATTTTCCCTGGTGTAAAAATTGGAAAAAATAGTAAAGTTTTTAATTCAGTAATAATGTCTGATACAACAATTGAAGAAAATGTAATTGTAAATAAGGCTATTCTAGCTGAAAATGTATTTGTAGAGAAAAATACAGTAATTGGAGATAATAAAGAGATTGTTGTAATAGGAAAAGGCGAAATAGTAAAGAGTAATGCTGTAAAATAG
- the malQ gene encoding 4-alpha-glucanotransferase: MFERSSGVLMHISSLPSEYGIGDFGKKAYEFVDFLNETGQKLWQILPLGPTGYGDSPYQSYSAFAGNFLFIDMEEFVREGYTADENLIPLKKINYDDNLDYEQVKYEKEKLLKVVFEEFMKREDSKEEYKKFINKNSYWLEDYALYMVLKDKFNGLPWQQWSKIYKNKIRKKFEKDIIEEKMLEYYRFLQYTFYKQWKRLKEYANSKGIKIVGDIPIFVATDSADTWSNPEMFQFTESGVPKRVAGCPPDYFSKTGQLWGNVLYDWKKLKKDNYKWWIDRIRFCFEIYDIVRIDHFRGFESYWSIKYGEKTAIRGHWEKGPGIELFRTIEKRLGKLPIIAEDLGLLTPQVKKLLKRTGYPGMKILEFAFDNEDNDYLPHKYEKNCVAYMGTHDNDTVVGWYENLSPETKNRCDEYLKKWLLERDRNYWNPIEWRGIETLWSSDAQMVIIQMQDLLGLGSFARMNTPSTVGINWKWRLQEKDLTEDIKERLKEITKLFNR; the protein is encoded by the coding sequence ATGTTTGAAAGAAGTAGTGGAGTATTGATGCATATATCATCATTACCTAGTGAATATGGAATAGGAGACTTTGGAAAAAAAGCCTATGAATTTGTAGACTTTCTAAATGAAACAGGACAAAAACTATGGCAGATACTTCCACTAGGTCCAACAGGTTATGGAGATTCTCCTTATCAATCTTATTCAGCCTTTGCTGGAAATTTTCTTTTCATAGATATGGAAGAATTTGTAAGAGAGGGATATACAGCAGATGAAAATCTTATTCCTTTAAAAAAAATAAATTATGATGATAATTTAGACTATGAGCAAGTAAAATATGAGAAGGAAAAACTTTTAAAAGTAGTATTTGAAGAGTTTATGAAAAGAGAGGACTCAAAAGAGGAGTATAAAAAGTTTATTAATAAAAATAGTTATTGGTTAGAGGATTATGCTCTATATATGGTACTAAAAGATAAATTTAACGGATTACCTTGGCAACAGTGGAGTAAAATCTATAAGAATAAAATTAGAAAAAAATTTGAAAAAGATATAATTGAAGAAAAAATGCTTGAATATTATAGATTTTTGCAATATACTTTCTATAAGCAATGGAAGAGATTAAAAGAATATGCTAATAGTAAAGGTATAAAAATAGTTGGAGATATTCCTATCTTCGTTGCAACAGATAGTGCAGATACTTGGAGTAATCCTGAGATGTTTCAATTTACAGAATCAGGAGTTCCTAAAAGAGTAGCTGGTTGTCCACCAGATTATTTTAGTAAAACAGGACAATTATGGGGAAATGTTCTCTATGATTGGAAAAAATTAAAAAAAGATAATTATAAGTGGTGGATAGATAGAATAAGATTTTGTTTTGAAATATATGATATTGTAAGAATAGACCACTTTAGAGGTTTTGAATCATATTGGAGTATCAAATATGGAGAGAAAACTGCTATCAGAGGGCATTGGGAGAAAGGACCTGGAATAGAGCTATTTAGAACTATTGAAAAAAGATTGGGAAAACTTCCAATAATAGCTGAAGATTTAGGGCTTTTGACTCCACAAGTTAAAAAGCTTCTAAAAAGAACAGGGTACCCTGGTATGAAAATATTAGAGTTTGCTTTTGATAATGAGGATAATGATTACTTACCGCATAAGTATGAAAAAAATTGTGTAGCATATATGGGAACACATGATAATGATACTGTTGTCGGTTGGTATGAAAATTTAAGTCCAGAAACTAAAAATAGATGTGATGAGTATCTTAAAAAATGGCTCTTGGAAAGAGACAGAAATTATTGGAATCCAATAGAGTGGAGAGGAATAGAAACTCTTTGGAGCTCAGATGCCCAAATGGTAATAATTCAGATGCAAGATTTACTTGGATTAGGAAGTTTTGCAAGAATGAATACTCCATCTACAGTTGGAATAAACTGGAAATGGAGACTTCAGGAAAAAGATTTAACTGAAGATATAAAAGAGAGATTAAAAGAGATAACAAAATTATTTAATAGATAA
- the glgB gene encoding 1,4-alpha-glucan branching protein GlgB, protein MEKELDRYLFHKGEHREAYRYMGAHFEDDGVIFRVWAPNARAISVVGDFNGWNGDNHFMNKINPEGIWELKIPGLKKMDLYKFRVEQADGNVVFKADPYAFYSELRPNTASLLYDIPKFKWTDTRWMNKRITGLNKPMNIYEVHLGSWKKKENGDFLNYREIAEELCEYVKDMNYTHIEVMPINEYPLDASWGYQGTGYYSVTSRYGLPEDFMYFVNYMHRHNIGVILDWVPGHFCKDAHGLYRFDGTATYEYADERIGENREWGTCNFDLTRYEVQSFLISNVNFWFKEFHIDGVRIDAVANMLYLPNVDGLTNRYGGKENLGAVDFFKKFNSAIHDDFPNCVVMAEDSTAWPNVTKHAVDGGLGFDNKWNMGWMNDSLKYFEEDPLYRKDHHGKLTFSFMYAFSENYVLPLSHDEVVHGKKSIVNKMPGFFGAQLANVRALYSYQMLHPGKKLNFMGNDFAQGLEWRFYEQLEWQLLDREENKKVQDYCRALNKMYLKEKALWEDSWDTFEWIEHENHNGNTITFLRKTKDNSEKIIGIFNFSGESKIGYKIGVPEDKIYRVVLNSDDEKYGGTNFSKRKRYKAIAEEWNGRPQHIEVDICGNSVIFLKAEEKKIKTEEEVKEEKKEKTTKKRVIKTKKEEV, encoded by the coding sequence TTGGAAAAAGAATTAGATAGATACCTTTTTCATAAAGGAGAACATAGAGAAGCATATAGATATATGGGAGCACATTTTGAAGATGACGGTGTCATCTTCAGAGTGTGGGCTCCTAATGCTAGAGCTATTTCAGTAGTTGGAGATTTCAATGGCTGGAATGGAGATAATCATTTTATGAATAAGATAAACCCAGAGGGAATTTGGGAATTAAAAATACCTGGATTAAAAAAGATGGATTTGTATAAATTTAGAGTGGAACAAGCAGATGGAAATGTAGTTTTTAAAGCTGATCCTTATGCTTTTTATTCTGAATTAAGACCAAATACAGCATCATTACTTTACGATATACCAAAGTTTAAATGGACTGATACTAGATGGATGAATAAAAGAATAACAGGGCTTAATAAGCCTATGAATATTTATGAAGTGCATTTAGGTTCATGGAAGAAGAAAGAAAACGGAGATTTTTTAAATTATAGAGAGATAGCAGAAGAGTTATGTGAATATGTAAAGGATATGAACTATACTCATATAGAAGTAATGCCAATAAATGAGTACCCATTAGATGCTTCTTGGGGATATCAAGGTACAGGATATTATTCTGTAACTAGTAGATATGGTTTACCAGAAGATTTTATGTACTTTGTTAACTATATGCATAGACATAATATAGGGGTAATCTTAGATTGGGTGCCAGGACATTTTTGTAAAGATGCTCATGGATTGTATAGATTTGATGGAACAGCTACTTATGAATATGCAGATGAGAGAATTGGTGAAAATAGAGAATGGGGAACTTGTAATTTTGATTTAACTAGATATGAAGTTCAAAGCTTTTTAATATCTAACGTAAATTTTTGGTTTAAAGAGTTTCATATAGATGGCGTAAGAATAGATGCTGTAGCAAATATGTTATATCTTCCTAATGTAGATGGACTTACAAATCGTTATGGTGGAAAAGAAAACTTAGGAGCTGTAGATTTTTTCAAAAAATTTAACAGTGCTATACATGATGATTTTCCTAATTGTGTAGTTATGGCTGAAGATTCAACAGCTTGGCCAAATGTAACAAAACATGCAGTTGATGGAGGGCTTGGATTTGATAACAAATGGAATATGGGTTGGATGAATGATAGCTTAAAATATTTTGAAGAGGATCCGTTATATAGAAAAGATCATCATGGAAAACTTACATTCTCATTTATGTATGCTTTTTCAGAAAACTATGTTTTGCCATTATCACATGATGAGGTAGTACATGGGAAAAAATCTATTGTAAATAAGATGCCAGGATTTTTTGGAGCACAACTAGCTAATGTAAGAGCTCTATACTCATATCAAATGCTACATCCAGGAAAAAAATTGAACTTCATGGGAAATGATTTTGCTCAAGGATTGGAATGGAGATTTTATGAGCAGTTAGAGTGGCAACTTTTAGATAGAGAAGAAAATAAAAAGGTGCAAGATTACTGTAGAGCTTTAAATAAAATGTATTTAAAAGAAAAAGCTCTTTGGGAAGATAGTTGGGATACTTTTGAATGGATAGAACATGAAAATCATAATGGGAATACAATCACATTTTTAAGAAAAACTAAAGATAATAGTGAAAAAATTATAGGGATATTTAATTTCTCTGGGGAGAGCAAAATAGGATATAAAATAGGTGTGCCAGAGGATAAAATATATAGAGTAGTTCTAAACAGTGATGATGAAAAATATGGGGGGACAAACTTTAGTAAGAGAAAGAGATATAAGGCAATAGCTGAGGAATGGAATGGCAGACCTCAACATATTGAAGTAGATATTTGTGGAAACTCTGTTATTTTTCTAAAAGCTGAAGAGAAAAAAATAAAGACGGAGGAGGAAGTTAAAGAAGAGAAAAAAGAAAAAACAACTAAAAAAAGAGTAATTAAAACTAAAAAAGAAGAGGTATAA